Proteins from a genomic interval of Dama dama isolate Ldn47 chromosome 1, ASM3311817v1, whole genome shotgun sequence:
- the UBQLNL gene encoding ubiquilin-like protein, translated as MPHVIARTPRMAQCGHHSGLPAEKKISPGVTRVIVQTPGKQEDFVIASDTSVRQFKEKLSAHFKCQMDQLVLVCMGHLLKDHDVLSQRGILNGHTIHVVIKSKNGSRSLAHFSRDLSTNKPCHQDKNTKGNSSGEYQSAGVGYTPVESALSEDAPKVHTQDLKVDSLEHISQILENPSIQQLLSNTDFMRQFISEHLDMQQLMQQNPEVSHILDNSEILWQTLELARNLAVIQEIMQIQQPAQNLESPPNPQSYVGLESVPGWDNASGQSSADFNHQMLNSAQDPFGGNIFTGLLGGQVPEQVQFSIPSPPPSQEWQEHLPQPPTARVIHASSRGVSSITSANSTPNMANHTSRASTSNSTNGQSHTCAVEQPIGIPDLPSRELNQLPQAEDKDATISIDSSNQKLDDLQQSNEQTSSQITGSMMQLLLNNPSLAAQMIMFMSVPQLSEQWRQQLPAFLQQTQFSDMLIALANPKASQAILQIEQSLQLLATEAPILLPWVASYLWGLGWLPAPSCSYPDTVPWAWDVPNMAEPKGPESCPKSGTVLQRLQSLAGDPSHLLQTPETRFSKQMEYLQALGFANHHANLQALIATEGDTSAAIQKLRRSQGS; from the coding sequence ATGCCGCATGTCATCGCTCGAACACCCAGGATGGCCCAGTGTGGGCATCATTCAGGGCTGCCTGCAGAGAAGAAGATCTCTCCAGGTGTCACTCGGGTGATAGTGCAGACACCAGGCAAGCAGGAAGACTTTGTGATAGCCAGTGATACCTCAGTGAGGCAGTTCAAGGAGAAGCTATCGGCTCACTTTAAATGCCAAATGGACCAACTAGTGCTTGTCTGCATGGGCCATCTTCTCAAAGACCATGATGTGCTGAGCCAGAGGGGCATCCTGAACGGTCACACCATCCACGTGGTCATCAAGTCTAAAAACGGCTCCAGATCCCTAGCCCATTTCTCCCGGGACCTGTCAACCAATAAACCCTGCCACCAGGACAAAAACACCAAAGGAAACAGCAGTGGGGAATACCAATCTGCTGGTGTGGGTTACACCCCAGTGGAGTCAGCTCTCTCAGAGGATGCACCCAAGGTGCATACCCAGGACTTGAAAGTGGATAGTCTAGAGCACATATCACAGATACTGGAGAATCCTAGCATCCAGCAACTGCTGTCCAACACAGACTTCATGAGACAGTTCATCTCAGAACACCTAGACATGCAGCAATTGATGCAGCAGAACCCAGAGGTCTCACACATCCTTGACAATTCTGAGATCCTGTGGCAGACTCTGGAGCTGGCCAGGAACCTGGCAGTGATTCAAGAGATAATGCAGATCCAGCAACCTGCACAGAATCTTGAGAGCCCACCGAACCCACAGTCATATGTAGGCTTGGAGAGTGTCCCAGGATGGGATAATGCCTCAGGTCAGAGTTCTGCTGATTTCAATCATCAGATGCTCAACAGCGCACAAGATCCATTTGGGGGCAACATTTTCACAGGTCTCCTGGGAGGACAAGTGCCAGAGCAAGTCCAGTTTTCAATCCCGTCTCCACCACCATCCCAGGAATGGCAGGAACATCTCCCACAGCCCCCTACAGCCCGAGTCATCCATGCTAGTTCTCGAGGTGTATCTTCAATCACTTCAGCCAATTCTACCCCCAACATGGCAAATCATACTTCCAGGGCCAGTACTTCTAACTCCACTAATGGTCAGAGTCATACTTGTGCAGTGGAGCAGCCAATTGGGATACCAGACTTACCTAGCAGAGAGCTCAACCAGCTGCCCCAGGCagaagacaaagatgccaccattTCTATAGATAGCTCTAACCAGAAATTAGATGATCTCCAGCAGTCAAATGAGCAGACCAGCTCCCAGATCACAGGAAGCATGATGCAACTGCTTTTGAACAacccttccctggcagcccagatgATAATGTTCATGAGTGTGCCCCAGCTGAGTGAACAGTGGAGGCAGCAACTGCCTGCATTTCTGCAGCAGACTCAGTTTTCTGATATGCTTATAGCTCTAGCCAACCCTAAAGCATCACAAGCAATACTGCAGATTGAGCAGAGTCTGCAGCTGTTGGCCACTGAGGCTCCTATTCTTCTACCCTGGGTTGCCTCCTACTTATGGGGCCTGGGCTGGCTTCCTGCACCCAGCTGCAGCTACCCTGACACAGTGCCCTGGGCCTGGGATGTGCCCAATATGGCTGAGCCTAAAGGACCTGAGTCCTGTCCAAAATCGGGAACAGTCCTacagaggctacagtccctagCTGGAGACCCTTCCCACCTTCTACAAACCCCTGAGACTCGTTTCAGCAAGCAAATGGAATATCTCCAGGCCCTGGGATTTGCAAACCATCATGCCAATCTTCAGGCCCTCATTGCCACCGAGGGAGACACCAGTGCTGCCATCCAGAAGCTCAGGAGATCCCAGGGATCCTAA